The Lycium ferocissimum isolate CSIRO_LF1 unplaced genomic scaffold, AGI_CSIRO_Lferr_CH_V1 ctg5289, whole genome shotgun sequence genome window below encodes:
- the LOC132044840 gene encoding uncharacterized protein LOC132044840, with protein sequence MVDGTKSNMVTRGSAERVTSERRTKNIHDPSHMQRLKKSVITKSTKKIDTGKEMKRKKAVQPEAEAQEEFDPAMKQDDKFYVQYPPSHAIRYASYMNPKIKKELKDKLTDRQFELFSETIFGKYLQMQHCEVQPQMFRCFMVRELKKSTPNAFVIDVNGFELTFNLFDFALMTGLKCYGEEIVFHTKKNRLLDTYFGGFQ encoded by the exons ATGGTAGACGGAACAAAATCAAACATGGTTACTCGAG GTTCGGCCGAAAGAGTGACTTCTGAAAGAAGGACGAAGAATATTCATGATCCTTCCCACATGCAAAGACTTAAAAAATCGGTAATTACaaaatcaacaaagaaaatagaTACCGGAAAAgagatgaaaaggaaaaaagccGTACAACCTGAAGCAGAAGCACAAGAAGAGTTTGACCCAGCGATGAAGCAG GATGATAAATTCTATGTCCAATATCCTCCTAGTCATGCAATACGATATGCTTCGTACATGAACccgaaaattaaaaaagaattgaaagacAAGCTTACCGATAGACAGTTTGAACTCTTTTCCGAGACTATATTTGGAAAATACCTCCAGATGCAGCACTGTGAAGTTCAACCACAGATGTTCAGGTGTTTTATGGTCAGAGAGCTGAAGAAAAGTACTCCCAATGCTTTTGTTATTGATGTTAATGGTTTTGAATTGACATTTAATCTTTTTGATTTTGCATTAATGACTGGGTTAAAGTGTTACGGTGAAGAAATAGTTTTTCACACTAAGAAAAACAGACTTTTGGATACATATTTTGGGGGTTTTCAATAA
- the LOC132044839 gene encoding uncharacterized protein LOC132044839 yields MDKTKQYYCLRGFPFAMQAWLYECCSNVYPNLTVKNGDRIPRMFNWKTKDESPHFKDLMTGMFNDDDSEDRLTYKNIVPTINEIEELGLRPYLSSKSASTLQQQVEDDYDDFSSTPPHLAAAKHPQNKGVSQSPPHKKPRQMPMVPSPVKKTTSPITRSVNHPSGGRLTRRPGLASTRYASTREKEQSCPIPTPYLLFLLTSHLLANPMISLV; encoded by the exons ATGGATAAGACAAAACAGTATTACTGTCTTCGAGGTTTTCCGTTTGCTATGCAAGCATGGCTATACGAGTGCTGCTCTAATGTTTACCCAAATTTGACAGTAAAAAATGGAGATCGTATTCCCAGAATGTTCAACTGGAAAACCAAAGACGAATCACCACATTTTAAAGATCTCATGACTGGCATGTTCAACGATGACGACTCAGAG GACCGTCTTACTTATAAGAATATTGTGCCGACCATCAATGAGATTGAGGAACTTGGATTGCGTCCATATCTCTCTAGTAAATCTGCATCAACACTTCAACAACAGGTTGAGGATGACTATGATGACTTTAGTTCCACACCACCCCATTTGGCTGCGGCTAAACATCCTCAAAATAAAGGTGTATCACAATCTCCACCTCACAAGAAGCCGAGACAGATGCCAATGGTACCATCGCCAGTGAAGAAGACAACATCTCCAATTACACGTTCTGTTAATCATCCGAGTGGTGGACGATTGACCAGACGTCCTGGTTTGGCATCAACTAGGTATGCTTCAACAAGGGAAAAAGAACAATCATGTCCAATACCCACCCCCTATCTGTTGTTCCTGTTGACGTCCCATCTACTAGCAAATCCGATGATATCTCTGGTCTAA
- the LOC132044843 gene encoding uncharacterized protein LOC132044843 produces the protein MAKAYMQEEFDELMGKVEKADFWVPEYLELAGREKWARVYATVNRGWTMTSNIAECINRHLVAARELPIFDFLEEVRKMFGRWNYNNRRNAEPSTEYLYTVHAAGRRFIVNLDNKTCSCRMIQIDEIPCPHAWAVIKKKNLTADDYCSELFKPHTVVKTYDVVVDPLPYEREWKIPTYISEDVVLPPRYKRPPGRPKKKRDKPLVELLLGKKRHACSKCGQTGHNRRSCSNAPRRK, from the exons ATGGCAAAGGCATACATGCAGGAAGAATTTGATGAGCTTATGGGGAAGGTTGAGAAGGCAGATTTTTGGGTGCCAGAGTATTTGGAATTAGCTGGAAGAGAAAAGTGGGCTAGAGTGTATGCAACTGTTAACCGAGGATGGACAATGACTTCGAACATAGCAGAGTGTATTAATCGTCACCTTGTAGCGGCAAGAGAGCTGCCTATATTTGATTTTCTAGAAGAAGTGAGGAAGATGTTTGGAAGATGGAATTATAATAACCGGAGAAACG CCGAACCATCAACCGAATACTTGTACACAGTCCATGCTGCAGGAAGGCGTTTCATAGTTAACTTGGACAACAAAACTTGCAGTTGTCGGATGATTCAAATAGACGAAATTCCATGCCCACATGCATGGGCTGTcattaagaagaaaaatctaacGGCTGATGATTACTGTTCAGAATTGTTCAAACCGCACACCGTGGTGAAGACATATGATGTAGTCGTGGATCCTCTCCCTTACGAGCGTGAATGGAAGATTCCCACATACATATCAGAGGATGTGGTTTTGCCACCAAGATACAAGAGACCTCCtggtaggccgaagaagaagCGTGATAAGCCGTTAGTTGAATTGCTTCTTGGGAAAAAAAGACATGCTTGCAGTAAATGTGGACAGACTGGACACAATAGACGTTCTTGTAGTAATGCTCCTAGAAGGAAgtaa
- the LOC132044842 gene encoding uncharacterized protein LOC132044842, with the protein MEDYDSASGNYLQTTVNVFNFVYSKVYFFDHIYLYISGGSQFISVRIFFKKYPFVEDPITGPVDVELFDKYLTWIRKRLLVRHENKKNNEDRYRKKMEAFENDADYTYNFGITVVENKNWFYQLSMSGQLWNDEHIDVIFYYLRKKGKYDTRSTFKYTTVDCLFMQKVDQTYLAYNNPETGPNVANEEDDICQYVKGHRLHANVPWHSVDNILIPVNIKEDNHWILVVLSFNDSYDRRLYVYNSYRGGAGHNVVVKREIQKLATLLPHYLHISGFYTKKIGINWMNHPAYMDMSQNENIQVEYVENLSQQDTNSVDCGIPTQIDAKMIRTRYDALLWDYAARKIDEHAMSNIQAPPKLVRPAVDYDKVDTIDVT; encoded by the exons ATGGAGGATTACGACTCTGCTTCAGGAAATTATTTACAAACAACAGTTAATGTATTTAATTTTGTGTATtcaaaagtatatttttttgatcatatatatttgtatatttcaGGTGGTTCACAATTCATCAGTGTgcgcattttttttaaaaagtatccATTCGTGGAAGATCCCATCACCGGCCCAGTCGACGTAGAGCTTTTTGATAAATACTTGACGTGGATTCGTAAGAGACTGCTTGTCAGGCATGAAAACAA AAAGAACAACGAGGATCGTTACAGAAAGAAGATGGAAGCTTTTGAGAATGATGCAGATTATACTTATAATTTTGGCATCACAGTAGTTGAAAACAAAAACTGGTTCTACCAGTTATCAATGAGTGGCCAGCTATGGAATGATGAG CACATTGACGTGATTTTCTACTACTTGCGAAAGAAAGGCAAGTATGACACAAGGAGCACTTTCAAATACACCACAGTTGACTGTCTCTTCATGCAAAAGGTTGATCAAACGTATCTTGCATATAACAACCCGGAAACTGGACCCAATGTAGCCAACGAAGAAGATGACATATGTCAATATGTTAAGGGTCACAGGTTGCATGCAAATGTCCCGTGGCATTCAGTTGACAATATTCTTATACCTGTCAACATCAAAGAGGATAATCATTGGATTTTGGTTGTACTCTCATTCAATGAcag TTATGACAGGCGACTTTATGTGTACAACTCATACCGAGGCGGCGCAGGCCATAATGTAGTTGTTAAAAGGGAAATACAAAAGCTTGCTACCCTCCTGCCACATTATCTACACATCAGTGGATTCTACACTAAAAAAATTGGCATCAATTGGATGAATCACCCAGCATATATGGACATGTCACAGAATGAGAACATTCAAGTGGAGTATGTAGAAAATCTATCGCAACAAGACACTAACAGCGT GGATTGTG GTATTCCAACACAAATAGATGCAAAGATGATCCGCACTAGATACGATGCACTCCTTTGGGACTACGCTGCACGGAAGATCGATGAACATGCTATGAGCAATATCCAGGCGCCACCAAAACTAGTTAGGCCAGCAGTAGATTATGACAAAGTTGACACAATTGATGTTACTTAG